From a single Bacillus pseudomycoides DSM 12442 genomic region:
- a CDS encoding ABC transporter substrate-binding protein: protein MRKIAFFFFLLVIGGAMSSCSRDTTSIKYSKNGLPILKDRHLVAYVAAREEVGEALLSSFCKPRGCTYEFIRLSTEELLRRVEEEAGNPKADIIIGGTLDAHQMMKQKNLSIPVTSQHASSISKAVKDKDGFWYGYEVEKLAIAINKERWNKEIAPLGLSYPTKWKDLLHPAYAGKIVMPDPNVSGTAYTLFQSLIDTFGEEETKGYVRSLAKQVAEVTVNGYMPAEYVASGEYMIGINFMGDQRMLQKQGFPILSKVPEQTGLSVNAISKLKHAPSGIIADLFIDYCLSEEAGHILEKVSFGVPTMLAKNQKEIEGQPVRRTNKNVSDSGVIEIWNRQRLFQK from the coding sequence ATGAGAAAGATAGCCTTTTTCTTCTTTTTGCTAGTAATTGGAGGAGCGATGTCTAGTTGCTCTCGAGATACTACCTCTATCAAATATAGTAAAAATGGTCTTCCAATTTTGAAAGATCGCCATCTTGTCGCGTATGTCGCGGCCCGTGAAGAAGTTGGTGAAGCGCTTTTATCATCGTTTTGTAAACCGCGCGGATGTACGTATGAATTTATTCGTCTTTCTACAGAAGAGCTGCTTAGAAGAGTGGAAGAAGAAGCGGGAAACCCGAAGGCAGATATTATCATTGGCGGTACATTGGATGCGCATCAAATGATGAAGCAAAAAAATCTATCTATTCCTGTTACAAGCCAGCATGCAAGTAGCATTTCAAAAGCCGTTAAAGATAAGGATGGCTTTTGGTATGGTTATGAAGTAGAGAAGCTTGCCATCGCGATTAATAAAGAGCGATGGAATAAGGAAATAGCACCGCTAGGACTTTCATATCCAACGAAGTGGAAAGACTTATTACATCCAGCGTATGCCGGAAAGATTGTCATGCCTGATCCGAATGTTTCAGGAACAGCTTATACGTTGTTCCAATCACTTATTGATACATTTGGTGAAGAAGAGACGAAGGGGTATGTAAGGAGCCTTGCCAAGCAAGTTGCAGAGGTAACGGTGAATGGTTATATGCCTGCTGAGTATGTGGCAAGCGGTGAATATATGATTGGTATTAACTTCATGGGAGACCAACGGATGCTTCAAAAACAAGGCTTTCCGATTTTGAGTAAAGTGCCTGAGCAAACGGGGTTATCTGTCAATGCAATTTCGAAACTGAAACATGCACCGAGTGGTATTATAGCGGATTTATTTATTGATTATTGTTTATCAGAAGAAGCAGGGCATATTTTAGAAAAAGTTTCGTTTGGCGTACCAACAATGCTTGCGAAGAATCAGAAAGAAATAGAAGGTCAGCCTGTTAGAAGAACGAACAAAAATGTATCAGATAGTGGAGTAATCGAGATATGGAATAGACAACGTCTCTTTCAAAAGTGA
- a CDS encoding DUF3919 family protein produces MKRLSFQILLFVFCTIAAFVLFFAIEKQLYNHVTTLDDKQAVLERASESLPTKVKVRHEKWGEVVVTDEVRLHAIVSFFDQIRMKQTEAKIHEQVFTGEVTYLNGHRRTFAVGDLFQYEANVYGKNGTDPMISAFQTYLLGLYYTPERISDFFASAKEVVLREGDVVRTTNLTPILDSIRQAKQITDYGEIQKLLQSQKDPIAYITAYQNGKHVKNEREDILTISIYPSYFVVQYLGDNNGNVMYMKGSLANLFVKENVS; encoded by the coding sequence ATGAAAAGGCTATCATTTCAAATTCTCTTGTTTGTCTTTTGCACGATTGCTGCTTTTGTATTGTTTTTTGCCATAGAGAAGCAATTGTATAACCACGTTACAACCTTAGATGACAAGCAGGCTGTTTTAGAAAGAGCAAGTGAATCTCTTCCTACTAAAGTGAAAGTAAGACATGAGAAGTGGGGAGAAGTAGTTGTAACAGATGAAGTTCGTCTGCATGCAATTGTTTCATTCTTTGACCAGATTCGAATGAAGCAAACAGAAGCGAAGATCCACGAACAAGTATTTACTGGAGAAGTAACGTACTTGAATGGACATAGGCGTACTTTTGCAGTAGGTGACTTGTTCCAGTACGAGGCAAATGTATATGGGAAGAATGGTACAGATCCGATGATTTCCGCATTTCAAACATATTTGCTGGGCCTATATTATACGCCAGAGCGTATTAGCGATTTCTTTGCATCAGCAAAGGAAGTTGTTTTGCGAGAAGGTGATGTAGTGCGTACTACGAATCTTACGCCGATACTTGATTCGATTCGGCAAGCAAAGCAAATTACGGACTATGGAGAAATTCAGAAGTTGCTGCAATCGCAGAAGGATCCAATCGCTTATATTACTGCTTATCAAAATGGTAAACATGTAAAGAATGAACGTGAGGATATTTTAACGATTTCTATATATCCTTCTTACTTTGTCGTGCAATATCTTGGCGATAATAATGGGAATGTGATGTATATGAAAGGCTCCCTAGCAAATCTATTTGTAAAGGAGAATGTTTCATGA
- a CDS encoding HAMP domain-containing sensor histidine kinase: protein MSLKRNMVLGIVGLLIPILFLLYTVIYIALEKNMYHNAAGSLEKLSVEAQIYTMNYLEKEAEVETLGPNSLLIASYLAKRMDVRVQMIGKNGEVVADTEKGALLHKNIDIDQSLRGKKAYVFENDDPAPLLLFSSPVYHGSDVIGAIRFINELQDEKEVLTNVSWTFLVTSICLVAGGIFFAIRLAKSLHKPIDQLRQMAKRLANGDYKSKIELNEYVEIAQLSASFNAMADAIELHMRQLKEEKEKQKDFLDRITHELKTPLTAIIGYVDLIPKLQSARDIEESLHYVSIESQRLLSLVEELLQSSKYGTSTFEVSPTIVDIKQIAEEAISIVKPRLQQYEIEVINELTEAHVVADFDKTKQIFLNVFDNAIKYSDATQLRMNVAKNEEEAKVFIHDDGIGMDEAILAEWNRSREGKVLSSSYGNGYGLFICQEIMTKQGGSMRIESSEEMGTMVMITFLLPRRMEDIKNLKAIK from the coding sequence ATGTCGTTAAAAAGAAATATGGTACTTGGTATAGTAGGATTATTGATTCCGATTTTGTTTCTTCTTTATACGGTGATTTACATTGCACTGGAAAAGAATATGTATCATAATGCAGCAGGTTCTTTAGAGAAGTTAAGTGTAGAAGCACAAATTTACACGATGAATTATTTAGAGAAGGAAGCAGAAGTGGAGACACTAGGGCCGAATTCACTCTTGATTGCTTCTTATTTAGCGAAGCGGATGGATGTTCGTGTGCAGATGATTGGAAAGAATGGAGAGGTCGTTGCCGATACAGAGAAAGGGGCCTTGCTTCATAAGAATATTGATATTGATCAGTCCTTACGAGGAAAGAAGGCATATGTGTTTGAAAATGATGATCCAGCACCACTTCTTTTATTTTCGAGTCCGGTTTATCATGGAAGCGATGTCATAGGGGCAATTCGCTTTATTAATGAATTACAAGATGAGAAAGAAGTTTTAACGAATGTGAGCTGGACATTTCTTGTTACATCGATTTGTTTAGTAGCAGGCGGCATTTTCTTTGCGATTCGTTTAGCGAAGTCTCTTCATAAGCCAATTGATCAGTTAAGACAAATGGCAAAGCGGCTCGCAAATGGGGATTATAAAAGTAAGATTGAGCTAAATGAGTATGTGGAAATTGCCCAGTTATCAGCATCTTTCAATGCAATGGCTGATGCGATTGAGCTGCATATGAGGCAGTTAAAGGAGGAGAAAGAGAAGCAAAAAGATTTCTTGGACCGAATTACACATGAACTAAAAACACCGCTCACTGCAATTATTGGATATGTAGATTTAATTCCGAAACTGCAATCTGCGCGAGATATAGAGGAAAGTCTTCATTATGTTTCGATTGAAAGTCAGCGTCTATTATCACTCGTTGAGGAGTTATTACAATCTTCGAAGTATGGAACGAGTACGTTTGAAGTTTCTCCGACGATTGTGGATATAAAGCAAATTGCAGAAGAGGCAATTTCGATCGTGAAGCCTCGTCTTCAGCAATACGAGATAGAAGTTATAAATGAATTAACAGAGGCACATGTTGTTGCAGACTTTGATAAGACGAAGCAGATTTTCTTGAATGTGTTTGATAATGCGATTAAATATAGTGATGCCACGCAACTGAGGATGAATGTCGCTAAAAATGAAGAGGAAGCGAAAGTCTTCATTCATGATGATGGGATTGGTATGGATGAAGCGATACTTGCAGAGTGGAATCGTTCTCGGGAAGGAAAAGTACTCTCTTCTAGTTATGGAAATGGATACGGTTTGTTCATTTGTCAGGAGATTATGACGAAGCAAGGCGGAAGCATGCGAATTGAAAGTAGTGAGGAAATGGGAACGATGGTGATGATCACGTTCTTATTACCAAGACGCATGGAAGATATAAAAAATTTGAAAGCGATTAAATGA
- a CDS encoding response regulator transcription factor, producing the protein MKILVVDDESSIRNLIRMQLEMEGYEVLTAADGKEALQRWDEEPNVLILDVMLPDTDGYELLRLFREKDRDIPVLMLTAKSQMNDKLLGLQLGADDYVTKPFNYAELILRVKNMARRVMKHGVPKDDKVIRAGELVIYPKERKVHVNGEEIDLTYREFNLCQLFASNKQRVFMRDELLEKVWGFEYSGNTRAVDIMVQRLRKKLGASGEHIKTIYGVGYKLDC; encoded by the coding sequence ATGAAAATACTTGTAGTCGATGATGAGTCGAGCATTCGGAATTTAATTCGGATGCAGCTAGAGATGGAAGGATATGAAGTGCTTACGGCCGCTGATGGAAAAGAGGCGCTGCAAAGGTGGGATGAAGAGCCGAATGTATTGATTTTAGATGTGATGCTTCCGGATACGGATGGTTATGAGCTGCTTCGGTTGTTCAGGGAGAAGGACCGAGATATTCCAGTACTCATGTTAACAGCGAAGAGTCAGATGAATGATAAGTTGCTTGGTCTTCAGCTTGGGGCTGATGATTATGTGACGAAGCCATTCAATTATGCAGAGTTGATTCTTCGGGTGAAGAATATGGCACGGCGTGTAATGAAGCACGGGGTACCTAAGGATGATAAGGTCATTCGGGCCGGTGAGTTAGTCATTTATCCGAAGGAACGAAAAGTGCATGTGAATGGAGAAGAAATTGATTTAACGTACCGTGAATTTAATTTATGCCAGTTGTTTGCTTCTAATAAGCAGCGTGTGTTTATGCGCGATGAGCTATTAGAGAAAGTATGGGGCTTTGAGTATAGCGGAAATACGAGAGCAGTTGATATTATGGTGCAGCGCCTTCGGAAGAAGCTTGGAGCAAGCGGAGAACATATTAAGACGATTTATGGCGTTGGTTATAAGTTGGATTGTTAA
- the galE gene encoding UDP-glucose 4-epimerase GalE yields MGSILVCGGAGYIGSHAVKKLVDEGQSVIVVDNLQTGHEDAIAEGVKFYKGDLRDKSFLRDVFKQETIDAVMHFAADSLVGVSMEKPLQYYNNNVYGALCLLEVMDEFKIDKFIFSSTAATYGDVDVELISEETPTNPTNTYGETKLAIEKMLHWYSQASNLKYKIFRYFNVAGATPSGIIGEDHRPETHLIPLVLQVALGQREKIMMFGDDYNTPDGTCIRDYIHVDDLVAAHFLGLKDLQNGGDSDFYNLGNGNGFSVKEIVEAVREVTNHEIPAEVAPRRAGDPARLVASSQKAKEKLGWSPQYTDVKTIIEHAWDWHQSKPHGYTK; encoded by the coding sequence ATGGGTTCTATTTTAGTGTGCGGCGGAGCTGGTTATATTGGCTCTCATGCTGTAAAAAAGTTAGTTGATGAAGGACAATCTGTAATTGTAGTTGATAATTTACAAACAGGTCATGAAGATGCTATTGCAGAAGGCGTGAAATTTTATAAAGGTGATCTTCGCGATAAAAGTTTCTTAAGAGACGTTTTTAAGCAAGAAACAATTGACGCAGTCATGCATTTTGCAGCGGATTCTTTAGTTGGTGTAAGTATGGAAAAACCGCTTCAATACTATAATAACAACGTATACGGTGCGCTATGCTTACTAGAGGTGATGGATGAGTTTAAAATTGATAAATTTATTTTCTCATCAACTGCCGCGACATATGGAGATGTAGATGTTGAGTTAATTTCAGAAGAAACACCAACAAATCCTACGAACACATATGGAGAAACAAAATTAGCGATTGAAAAAATGTTGCATTGGTATAGCCAAGCTTCTAATTTAAAATATAAGATCTTCAGATACTTTAATGTAGCTGGTGCAACGCCAAGCGGTATTATTGGTGAAGATCATCGTCCCGAGACGCATTTAATTCCCCTTGTACTGCAAGTGGCTTTAGGACAACGTGAGAAAATCATGATGTTTGGTGATGATTACAATACACCAGACGGTACATGTATTCGTGACTATATCCATGTTGATGATTTAGTAGCGGCTCATTTCCTTGGACTGAAAGATTTACAAAATGGCGGAGACAGTGACTTTTATAACTTAGGAAACGGTAACGGATTTAGTGTAAAAGAAATTGTTGAAGCAGTTCGCGAAGTAACAAATCATGAAATCCCAGCAGAAGTTGCGCCAAGAAGAGCTGGAGACCCAGCGCGCCTTGTTGCATCGTCTCAAAAAGCAAAAGAAAAATTAGGCTGGAGCCCGCAATATACAGATGTGAAAACAATCATTGAACATGCGTGGGATTGGCATCAAAGTAAGCCGCATGGATATACGAAGTAA
- a CDS encoding CTP--phosphocholine cytidylyltransferase has translation MRAILLAAGMGTRLRPLTLTTPKSLVEVNGKPMLERQIEYLQEIGVEEIIVVTGYLAEKFDYLVEKYNVKLVHNDKYNVYNNIYTMYLVREYLQDAYVMDADVYLHRNIFIENPESSLYFSAKKEDFRNEWIIKHDENRKVYDIEIGDGNDDYILCGISYWSKEDGIHIVKKLEEVVNQEDFSELYWDNIVKDNIQNLNVHLYKIGSNDSFEIDSALDLKKVEEKLAVLAK, from the coding sequence ATGAGAGCGATTTTATTAGCGGCGGGTATGGGAACTCGTTTACGTCCATTAACGTTAACGACTCCAAAATCATTAGTAGAAGTAAATGGCAAGCCGATGCTAGAGCGGCAAATTGAATATTTACAGGAAATTGGTGTAGAAGAAATTATTGTCGTAACAGGCTATTTAGCAGAGAAATTTGATTATCTTGTTGAGAAGTATAATGTGAAGCTTGTGCACAATGACAAATATAATGTGTACAACAACATTTATACGATGTATTTAGTTCGTGAATATTTACAAGATGCATATGTAATGGATGCGGATGTTTATTTACACCGTAATATTTTTATAGAGAACCCAGAGTCATCCCTATACTTTAGTGCGAAGAAGGAAGATTTCCGTAATGAATGGATCATTAAGCATGACGAAAATCGTAAAGTATATGATATTGAAATTGGTGATGGTAACGATGACTACATCTTATGTGGTATTTCATACTGGTCAAAAGAAGATGGCATCCATATTGTGAAGAAACTAGAAGAAGTAGTAAATCAAGAAGATTTCAGTGAACTGTACTGGGATAATATTGTAAAAGATAACATTCAAAATTTAAATGTTCATTTGTACAAAATTGGTAGCAATGATAGTTTTGAGATTGATTCTGCCCTGGACTTGAAGAAAGTAGAAGAAAAACTAGCTGTTTTAGCGAAATAA
- a CDS encoding DMT family transporter produces MRKVQSKGIFYGIFSGFAWAVDTVLIGIILSSQLMLATEQVVFLAPLVSTFLHDFMSTLWMMIYMAIKGQLKTALSKLKTRSGRFVMLGALMGGPIGMTFYVLAVKYIGASYTAAISAVYPAVGAFFAFVFLKDRLRSWNWLGLIISIAFIIVLGFTGDGFATENYMLGFIFVLICIVGWGLECVICAYGMKDEEVSPEEALQIRQLVSAVTYGLVILPSVGGHFLTKEVVMSSEFILIIVVALVGTASYVFYYKAIHEIGPTKAMALNITYSAWAVVISMLALGSPFSWKLIICCIAILIGAILTVADITEFTKAKKYRGEVT; encoded by the coding sequence ATGAGAAAAGTGCAAAGTAAAGGCATATTTTATGGAATATTTTCTGGTTTTGCTTGGGCTGTAGATACGGTATTGATTGGGATTATTTTATCTTCACAACTGATGTTAGCAACAGAACAAGTTGTGTTTCTTGCTCCTCTAGTTAGTACGTTTTTACACGACTTTATGTCCACATTATGGATGATGATCTATATGGCGATAAAGGGTCAACTCAAAACGGCCCTTTCTAAGCTGAAAACGAGAAGTGGACGGTTCGTTATGTTAGGAGCACTTATGGGTGGACCAATTGGGATGACGTTTTATGTATTAGCTGTAAAGTATATCGGGGCTTCTTATACAGCAGCGATTTCAGCTGTATATCCAGCAGTGGGTGCATTTTTTGCATTTGTGTTTTTGAAAGACCGTCTTCGTTCATGGAATTGGCTTGGACTTATCATTAGTATTGCATTTATTATCGTACTTGGATTTACAGGCGATGGATTTGCAACGGAAAACTATATGTTAGGATTTATTTTTGTCCTTATTTGTATCGTTGGCTGGGGCTTAGAATGTGTTATCTGTGCATACGGTATGAAAGATGAAGAAGTATCTCCAGAAGAGGCACTTCAAATTCGTCAGCTTGTTTCAGCAGTCACATATGGACTTGTTATTTTACCTTCAGTTGGAGGGCATTTCTTAACAAAAGAAGTTGTGATGAGCAGCGAGTTTATTTTAATCATTGTGGTTGCATTAGTTGGAACAGCTTCCTATGTGTTTTACTATAAGGCAATTCATGAAATTGGACCGACAAAAGCGATGGCGCTTAACATTACGTATTCTGCATGGGCGGTTGTCATTTCTATGTTAGCATTAGGATCACCGTTTTCATGGAAGTTAATTATTTGTTGTATTGCGATCCTTATAGGAGCTATATTAACAGTTGCAGATATAACTGAATTTACAAAAGCGAAAAAATATAGAGGTGAAGTAACATGA
- a CDS encoding NTP transferase domain-containing protein: MQQVLNILEVINQNPQMNQKKIAEQCNISVGKVNYIMNDLTKNQYIYSKKSGKYMNYYLYQKGFEYMRQELAAYQGKKLRVHRKEGKKVTQAVVLAAGKRHEFGKPSGLLTVGEKLLLDRSLEILKNNGIEKIVVVVGYKKEQFEGWTGRHNVHFVENPKYKWTGSMASLAEVQELITDDFLLIEDDILIEEKALVQVLHHPEPDCVLITNESGSGDEAFVEIQDGYLYKISKDIHQLNRIDGEMVGISKISYEVFMNMLATFRHNQNPYVNYEYLLLDAARLYDVGYAKLPDVVWAEIDTPKQYEVVKNKIYPRLVKKEAEFKERQIKKYVSEALSISKDEITDIQPFGGMTNTNFKVSVGKSEYVLRIPGSGTEDMISRRDEMVTSNLASQLGIDAELLYFNEETGVKLAELIPNAETLNPKTAKRSDNMKLTANILKQLHSSNAEMNNTFNVFEKIEHYEGLLNKVNGSNFDDYAEVKNKVMRLKDMYEAMDVTLTACHNDTVPENFVKSGEDKIYLIDWEYGGMNDPMWDIAAHSLECDFSSEEEELFLSYYFNEEVEESYQRRILMNKIFQDFLWSIWTKIKEATGSDFGTYGMDRYNRAKKNLQLFLEL, translated from the coding sequence ATGCAACAAGTATTAAATATATTAGAGGTTATCAATCAAAATCCACAGATGAACCAAAAAAAGATTGCAGAGCAGTGCAATATATCTGTTGGTAAAGTGAATTATATTATGAATGATTTAACGAAGAATCAATACATCTATAGCAAAAAGTCAGGGAAGTACATGAATTATTATTTGTACCAGAAAGGCTTTGAATACATGCGACAGGAGCTAGCGGCTTACCAAGGGAAGAAGCTTAGAGTCCATCGCAAAGAGGGCAAGAAGGTTACGCAAGCTGTTGTTCTTGCGGCTGGTAAGCGTCATGAGTTTGGAAAACCATCTGGTTTGTTAACGGTTGGGGAAAAGCTTTTGTTAGATCGTAGTTTAGAAATCCTTAAAAATAATGGCATTGAAAAAATTGTGGTGGTTGTTGGCTATAAGAAGGAGCAGTTTGAAGGCTGGACAGGTCGTCATAATGTGCACTTTGTGGAAAATCCGAAATATAAGTGGACAGGATCAATGGCATCGCTAGCAGAGGTTCAGGAACTGATTACAGATGATTTCTTATTAATTGAAGATGATATTTTAATCGAAGAGAAGGCACTTGTGCAAGTGTTACATCATCCAGAACCGGACTGTGTACTCATTACAAATGAGAGCGGATCTGGTGATGAAGCGTTTGTTGAGATTCAAGATGGCTATCTGTATAAAATTTCAAAGGACATTCATCAGTTAAATCGTATTGATGGTGAGATGGTTGGGATTTCTAAAATCTCGTATGAAGTGTTCATGAACATGTTAGCAACATTCCGTCATAATCAAAATCCATATGTGAACTATGAATATTTACTTCTTGATGCTGCAAGGTTGTACGATGTCGGCTATGCAAAGTTACCAGATGTTGTATGGGCAGAGATTGATACACCGAAGCAATATGAAGTTGTGAAAAATAAAATCTATCCTCGCTTAGTGAAAAAAGAAGCAGAGTTTAAAGAACGACAAATTAAAAAATATGTTTCGGAAGCACTTTCTATTTCAAAAGATGAAATTACAGATATTCAGCCATTTGGTGGTATGACGAATACGAATTTCAAAGTAAGTGTTGGAAAATCCGAATATGTGCTACGTATTCCAGGAAGCGGTACAGAAGATATGATTAGTCGCCGTGATGAAATGGTAACTTCTAATTTAGCGAGCCAATTAGGAATTGATGCAGAACTTCTATACTTTAATGAAGAAACTGGTGTGAAATTAGCAGAGTTAATTCCAAACGCAGAAACATTAAATCCGAAAACGGCAAAACGCAGTGATAATATGAAGTTAACGGCGAATATATTAAAACAATTACACAGTTCAAATGCCGAAATGAATAATACTTTCAATGTGTTTGAAAAAATAGAGCATTATGAAGGGCTTTTAAATAAAGTAAACGGCTCTAACTTTGATGATTATGCAGAAGTGAAAAACAAAGTAATGCGGTTAAAGGATATGTATGAGGCGATGGATGTTACGTTAACAGCTTGTCATAATGATACGGTTCCTGAAAACTTTGTTAAGAGTGGAGAAGACAAAATATACTTAATCGATTGGGAATATGGCGGTATGAACGATCCGATGTGGGATATTGCAGCACATAGTTTAGAGTGCGACTTTTCTTCAGAAGAGGAGGAGTTATTCTTATCCTACTATTTTAACGAGGAAGTAGAAGAGTCTTACCAGAGAAGAATATTGATGAATAAGATTTTCCAAGATTTCTTATGGAGTATTTGGACGAAGATTAAAGAAGCAACAGGCAGTGATTTTGGGACATATGGAATGGATCGCTATAATCGTGCGAAGAAAAACTTACAGCTCTTCTTAGAGTTGTAG
- a CDS encoding LicD family protein yields MEEFILDSTQLTPLEQAQKVMLDMLITVHKICKEHNIKFWITDGTLLGSVRHKGFIPWDDDADLAMLREDYDKFLRIIPNHLPEPYKLETEKVNTHGKHNWTKILYLDDFEWQESDGTHRKGISIDIFPFDYVSESATPLEKIVRKLAAINYPSKINGPADVARRILNKSKFFKLYVKGLKKTNTVTYGMETGYYRWHNFELSEIFPLKEGIFDGHMFPVPNDADRYLSGMYGDYMQIPEESKQKAHMQNLKVG; encoded by the coding sequence ATGGAGGAATTTATTTTGGATTCAACACAGTTAACACCTTTAGAGCAAGCTCAAAAAGTGATGCTGGATATGCTCATAACGGTTCATAAAATCTGTAAAGAACATAATATTAAATTTTGGATCACAGACGGTACTTTACTAGGGTCTGTTAGACATAAAGGATTTATCCCTTGGGATGATGATGCAGATCTTGCTATGCTAAGAGAAGATTACGATAAATTTTTGCGCATTATTCCAAACCATTTACCAGAGCCATATAAACTAGAAACAGAAAAAGTAAACACACACGGCAAACATAACTGGACGAAAATTCTCTATCTAGATGATTTTGAATGGCAAGAAAGCGATGGTACACACCGAAAAGGAATATCCATTGATATTTTCCCATTTGACTACGTTTCAGAATCGGCAACGCCGTTAGAAAAAATTGTCCGAAAACTTGCCGCAATCAATTATCCTTCAAAAATAAACGGTCCTGCAGATGTAGCAAGAAGAATTCTAAACAAATCGAAATTCTTTAAACTATATGTAAAAGGCCTTAAAAAAACAAACACTGTAACATACGGAATGGAAACCGGCTATTACAGATGGCATAACTTCGAGCTTAGTGAAATCTTCCCGTTAAAAGAAGGAATTTTCGATGGACACATGTTCCCTGTTCCAAATGATGCAGATCGCTACTTATCAGGAATGTATGGAGACTACATGCAAATACCAGAAGAAAGTAAACAAAAAGCTCATATGCAAAATTTAAAAGTTGGATAG
- a CDS encoding LytR family transcriptional regulator, producing MKKILFWILGIIGVLVIAGGGYAYYLYSSVSGTIDKVYTPLERDHSEKRSTDVKLGNKQPVSILLLGADERGADKGRSDSIMLLTLNPKQSSMEIVSIPRDTYTEIVGKGKKDKINHAYAFGGIDMSVKTVENFLDIPIDYYIEVNMEGFRDIVDAVGGIDVNNDLAFTLEGMSFEKGNIHLNGEQALKYTRMRKEDPRGDFGRQMRQRQVLEAVISKGANISSITKLGTMLGAVEKNVKTNLNQDQMWDLQSNYKAAMNKKEEIQIPGDGHKQDGVWYYFVPDKDRKDLSNKLKAHLELTK from the coding sequence ATGAAAAAAATTCTATTTTGGATACTGGGTATTATCGGCGTTCTTGTCATTGCAGGAGGCGGTTATGCGTATTATCTGTACTCATCCGTTTCGGGGACAATAGATAAAGTGTATACGCCGCTTGAACGAGATCATTCTGAGAAACGTTCTACTGATGTGAAGTTAGGAAATAAACAACCTGTTTCTATTTTATTATTAGGTGCAGATGAGCGTGGGGCAGATAAAGGGCGTTCGGATTCGATTATGTTATTAACATTAAATCCGAAGCAAAGTTCGATGGAAATTGTAAGTATTCCTCGTGATACATATACGGAGATTGTTGGGAAAGGGAAGAAAGATAAAATCAACCATGCGTATGCATTTGGTGGAATTGATATGTCTGTGAAGACGGTTGAAAATTTTTTAGATATTCCAATTGATTATTATATTGAAGTAAATATGGAAGGTTTCCGTGATATTGTTGACGCTGTTGGCGGGATCGATGTGAATAATGACTTGGCATTTACGCTTGAAGGTATGTCATTTGAGAAAGGGAACATTCATCTAAATGGCGAGCAGGCACTGAAGTATACGCGTATGCGTAAGGAAGATCCACGCGGTGACTTTGGTCGTCAAATGCGTCAGCGTCAAGTGCTAGAAGCGGTTATTAGTAAAGGCGCGAACATATCATCTATTACAAAACTTGGCACGATGTTAGGTGCTGTTGAGAAAAACGTAAAAACAAATTTAAATCAAGATCAAATGTGGGATCTTCAAAGTAATTATAAAGCTGCGATGAATAAAAAAGAGGAAATTCAAATTCCTGGTGACGGTCATAAGCAGGATGGTGTTTGGTACTATTTCGTTCCTGATAAAGATCGTAAAGATTTGTCTAATAAATTAAAAGCTCATTTAGAGTTAACAAAATAG